A stretch of Ranitomeya variabilis isolate aRanVar5 chromosome 3, aRanVar5.hap1, whole genome shotgun sequence DNA encodes these proteins:
- the LOC143817605 gene encoding E3 SUMO-protein ligase ZBED1-like, with the protein MSDSRKRSSIWMHFDNIDNTKAECKICKFKLSYRAGSNTNLHRHIRNVHPTVQIEEHGNTSASIGTVAAVSATTTQASARPRPTTTQSSILQFMPDKVMTPARKKAVDEELAKMIAKDFQPLTIVEDKGFKSFVHALNPVYALPTRKTLSQTLIPKLYERERASLQGKVQMAAAVCLTTDCWTSRATTSFMSVTCHFIDSYKMVSCLLDCFEFSDRHTSENLADELLRVAKEWQVESKVICCVTDNAANITKAIKNLKWNHHPCLAHTLNLIVKDSLKEIKPTVDKVKSIVEFFHKSTTATMKLKSTQQQMGMPELRPKQDCVTRWNSTFHMLKRVLESKDAIISTLAIMNAPVEILSQEEWEVVREACIILEPFDQVTVEISSESYVTASKMLLLCKGLQRLTANHQRDGGINTEKVKELVAALCASMDRKFQRMEYNTILSETTVLDPRFKKTAFTDNRAVDEALQRITAAAARCSLNSQPPPPGGPEEVGARAPQVEPPQMSAVWRVFDERATEDAARRNPSADAMLEVRSYLEEPLIQRAADPLTWWESKASIYPRLVKVMTRRLCIVATSVPSERIFSKAGQIITERRNRISSSKLQHLVFLNANLP; encoded by the coding sequence ATGAGTGACAGCCGCAAACGAAGCAGCATTTGGATGCATTTTGATAACATTGACAACACAAAAGCAGAATGTAAAATTTGTAAGTTCAAACTGTCATATCGAGCAGGGTCCAACACCAACCTTCACAGACATATTAGAAATGTACATCCAACTGTGCAGATTGAGGAACATGGAAACACCAGTGCATCTATTGGAACTGTTGCTGCAGTGTCTGCAACCACCACTCAGGCATCAGCTAGACCACGACCTACAACAACCCAGAGCTCTATACTCCAATTTATGCCAGATAAAGTAATGACCCCAGCACGAAAGAAAGCAGTTGATGAAGAGCTAGCTAAGATGATTGCAAAAGACTTCCAACCACTGACAATTGTGGAGGACAAGGGATTTAAAAGTTTTGTACATGCTCTCAATCCAGTGTATGCTCTTCCAACCAGAAAAACACTCAGCCAAACACTTATTCCAAAGCTGTATGAAAGAGAACGTGCCTCATTACAAGGAAAGGTTCAAATGGCTGCAGCAGTTTGCCTGACAACTGACTGCTGGACATCCAGAGCCACCACTTCCTTCATGTCAGTAACATGTCATTTCATTGACAGTTATAAAATGGTCTCCTGTCTTCTGGACTGTTTTGAGTTTAGTGACAGGCACACTTCAGAGAACTTGGCAGATGAACTTCTAAGGGTGGCGAAAGAATGGCAGGTAGAAAGCAAAGTCATTTGCTGTGTTACTGATAATGCAGCTAATATTACCAAAGCCATTAAAAATTTGAAATGGAACCATCACCCATGTCTTGCACACACACTTAACCTAATAGTAAAAGATTCTCTAAAGGAGATAAAACCCACTGTGGACAAAGTAAAGTCAATTGTGGAATTTTTCCATAAAAGTACAACAGCCACAATGAAGCTAAAATCTACTCAACAGCAAATGGGTATGCCTGAGCTAAGGCCCAAGCAAGATTGTGTGACAAGATGGAATTCCACATTTCATATGCTTAAACGGGTTCTGGAGTCCAAGGATGCAATTATCTCTACCCTGGCCATTATGAATGCACCTGTTGAAATTCTGAGCCAAGAAGAATGGGAGGTCGTGAGAGAGGCATGCATTATTCTGGAGCCTTTTGACCAGGTCACTGTGGAGATCAGTTCAGAAAGCTATGTTACAGCCTCTAAAATGCTGCTGCTGTGCAAGGGTCTGCAGAGATTGACAGCCAACCACCAGAGAGATGGAGGAATAAATACAGAGAAAGTGAAAGAGTTGGTTGCTGCCCTGTGCGCATCTATGGACAGGAAGTTCCAAAGAATGGAATATAATACAATACTGTCGGAAACCACAGTACTGGACCCGAGGTTCAAAAAGACGGCCTTTACTGATAATAGAGCTGTTGATGAAGCTCTGCAAAGAATAACAGCAGCAGCAGCGAGATGCAGCCTCAACAGCCAGCCACCTCCACCAGGAGGACCAGAAGAAGTGGGAGCAAGGGCACCACAAGTAGAGCCACCACAAATGTCAGCTGTTTGGAGGGTCTTTGATGAAAGGGCAACAGAAGATGCTGCGAGAAGAAATCCCTCAGCTGATGCAATGCTGGAAGTCAGGTCATATCTTGAGGAACCCCTGATCCAAAGAGCGGCAGACCCACTGACATGGTGGGAGAGCAAGGCCTCAATATACCCACGACTTGTCAAGGTAATGACTAGAAGACTGTGCATTGTAGCGACATCCGTCCCTTCTGAGCGAATCTTCTCCAAAGCAGGGCAGATAATAACAGAGAGAAGAAACCGGATCAGCTCATCCAAGCTACAGCACCTAGTCTTTCTTAATGCCAATCTGCCCTAA